DNA from Brassica napus cultivar Da-Ae chromosome C4, Da-Ae, whole genome shotgun sequence:
ttgtttaaatccaattattgataagccaataaaaatttttagtaggtccaaaatttaaatgataagattagaaattaaatgtaacatgactttctaggaataagtctattagatctattttttaaaaaatcacacatgaatcaaagttgtgaattctgttttaatatataagatattcaTTTAGTTTTCTGTAGATGATATTTCGCTCTTTCGTGCTATCCAATAGTTACTATTAATCTCATGTGTGTAGGGAAATTGAAAGTTTCACCTCAAATTTAAAGACgcaaattcatataatatatggATGGTCAAATGGTTAACTATTCTCTTATTCCTTCTTCTTTTGTAATGTTCATGGCCCCCACATGCAGCCACGTGGGtaaatgactttttttttactggttcatttatttattttcgtaaaagatgaaaataatttttctttagaACTTGTGTGGATAAGTCAAAAACTAAGATTGTCGGCACGTACTGTAAACCATGTGTTATACCTGCAtctagatgaaaaaaaaaactaagagagaGAGGGCAACAGTAATGTTAATCAATCGTTTATTCGCCGAACGCAACTAGTTTACTCGTAAATAAAACAATTCAGACTAATTGTTCTTCTTACATTATTCGCCTGCACCATACTCTACTGTGGAAGTtgcttttaatttctttttgagCTTTTAAAAGTTCATAGTTATATGTATCTCAATGTATAGGCCATAATTAGTTGGACATTAATGGCGCAGAATTTTATAGCAGATGAGCCGAGCAAATTGTCAAATCTAATGGTTATATGTATTCAAAATTTGCTTGttataattgattttataacatatgtatccccaaatttgattttataaaaaacgaTTAGGTAGCCAAGTAGCAAATTTCcatatatttatcatttacttGCAAGAAAAAAGAACACTAAGAATATGACCCACTACGCAATACGTACATAACATATTAACATCAGTACAGAAACAGTGATATTATAACGATATTATAATTTGGTAAAGTTGTTTTAGTATcataattttcttgttttaaaaaatcaaatgcaGTTTGAGATTAGATGTTTTGATGAAACTAGAGTTAGATATGTTGATTAATTTCCTTAATTAGGAAATTGATGTTCTTTTAAATGattttctgaaaaatatataaaaatgaatgaTGATCGTGTGTGATGTGTAAAAATAGCTCTTCATTTTTATCATCAGATGTATCTCGAACCTGAATAGTTACATGGAAATCTGCGGACTAAGgataataagaaaacaaaatcaaaatgacTACAgtgttataatataaattttgaaatgatcctctacttctttaccaactcaagtactatgatcatctactcatcaaacactatgatcacccactcatttaccaaattaagcatcatttttgttattttatgtattgttgttcactataaataccatcactcatctcactcttttgtacaccataaacaagaacaagagtttataatcaaagaaccattacatcttcttcttcttccttataataaactctctcccttatactagtgttatttgcttcctacgggtatcaaattctactcttatttaaatttctcgatactataaattataagttatttcttaacacgttatcagcacgattgttctgcaattcggtaaaatttattgtatcatatatactctgctataatggtcggtataccgcatgtactattatttatattatgttataatggccggaataccgcctatattatttattaatattttaattaatttattggtcgACCGAGCCGtcttatattctatttattgttaactggacggccgagccgcctttattttctgtttgttgttaacTAGTCGGCTGAGCcaccttatattttgtttattgctaattggtcggccgagccgccgtataatttatttattattctgcattgaccggctgagccgtcgcataatttattatcataacaaaaaaatatttattcaccataatttttatttttttatgaaatttaatagatttgattgatcgtttaatacgatattttcagactgattttcggtgcactcgatttaaccctaacggtcacaaagaatttttttcaaaaatttctcctttctccaacggtcatgaacagtgattttcatctataaatacaactcattttcactccatttcatcatccaaaacatttcatcttctctcaaaaaaaaaaaaaaaaaaaaatttcaaatcgctctcctccgatgttttcatttcaagaaagatgattcgcgcacttttgtttttatgtgtcatttttatttgtgtttctatttatggtttattcgttggagaatttactccgagtgaatttaagatgaatatcggtttaattttctttacatcgcttctccttgtaattgcttgcatgattaatataaatggttcattttaaaattgcgaAATACTATAGTCATAtgacatataatatattaaccatGACTAATGGTTGTCCATATGctaaaacgcatcgatcgatgggtttatgggctataacgcatcgatcgatggatctGCTAAAACgactttgtttaatttaattctacACACTGTAATGTGTATCGCTTATTGTtaattggtttggttcggttaacACTCCAAACAGAAAACACCTTTATAACGTGTAGTTGCGTTACCGATTTGCTCATCTATTCATTGAACCATGCACATGCACACATGTGTCACCAATATGCTTGTTTGATAATAATACGTTTGGTCAAAGTTATAATACTAAATTGGTTTGTTCAGAAAATAATATGTTTGAATTGGTTTGGATAACCATTGGTTTATATGGTTCATGCTCTAAATAATTGagaatcattaattaatatttgcAATATAATCTTTGATTGGTATGATTGTTTGGTTTTAAAATCTTGAGCACTAAAGAACTTGATATCATTAATAATCATCAACGCTTGTCAATATgtaagaataatagttatttgatgaattaaattttgcttattatactttaatatgcttcatggtttaatggtattaaggaaacatactttatgattcatggtcttacatcataaaataaattatttgtaatcggttagttttgtagtcgattagtctttggtctaatatcataaaagaatttggattatatgttgatatttactaatgtaatggccatgtttatatgagcaaaatttaaagttttcacgattgtgtattctctcggaaagatatgtacaagttatcagccaattcagaaacgtgaacagctgaaactttcatcgccgatatacttctgtttataagataagtatttttatgctttatatacaagtttaacaaacttgattagataaatcaatttgcatgaagttggcagtgatataaatttgttcattaaattgattgataggttaaactttgttaaatagcatgagagtaataatatagtctatataataattactatgaaatttttatttattttctgatataataagacacctttgttaatacatatttatatatatttgaaatatttttattttattgccatttatattgaggattttaagtttaaagcttgactctaaaagatccataagttttggaagataatatatataaaaaaggtattatcacctgaagtgattacctaaagctcattttgtattttgcatttaaagattacaagacctgaagtctgtaaataaagccaactatgttggatgttaagtttaaaagtaaaatttcttcaagaaatttttttatgatgcatatatattgaaaaatatctattgataaatcacgtctagttgattatgattcattctcctgaagagaatatgacatttaaaaaactcataaatagtggttttagacgtgagcataaatgaggtcaaggtccaaagagtttctttatagaactcatactctcatttaaagttgagaaaataaacatggtaataaagaaaagaaattatgaattcatctgaagatgaaagaaaatttattgtgtgtacaatacaaggtagtaaaaacttatagaatgcttaaaaaaaaggatatatatgatgctccagaagtgtacatagtattactgcacataaaaattcaatttaaagttcttaagaatgcaatttaaagttcttaaggtattgtatttttataagtatcaaaagttaaaaatacataacccatgtaggatatgttgttgattaagaaaatgagatacattcgagattgataaacctgtagtattatcatctcgagggaaagagttaaagaatctcactttttatgataagtcaaacatccagaagattatgtttacactaaaactaagattgatgaatttttctcaaagtaaatccatgagattttgagacacttatgttgagacaataagcaaacgaaatgatatatacatttcaatcagaaataattctcaaagcagtataagtattttagataaaatatctacagcctcttatatattgtactacacaaagattagtataatgaagataaatgtataataaactagaagtttacatttggcatgaatcagttagaccattttggttcattaataatgcgaatatatacttgaaggtcatatgcatagtcatatgcatagtcatataagaaccagaagattcttccgaatgatttgacatatatttcttacccataagataaaagggtaatatggttttcaccagccaaaataagatattggcataaataacgaagatgttagtggactgatcacccactatgcatttttataatattggtgaattcacttcttaaagtctttaacgactatagcacattcactgagataagtgctaaacattttgagcaacacTGGTTCGCATCAAGCCAATAAATATTCACTAGTTCTCCCTATCATTGGTATAGGATCAGAAaccaatcattttcatctaagaatgttggatgttgctccgccacagagcttcaaatgaagatgtgttttcaaatgaggttggaaatatatgttggatataaatctctattgacacttaagaatccagagccatccccgaaaaatataagtaaggctatacatgaattctaaaagtgagttagtacttccaacataagggggagaaaataaacagctggaaaagaaaataagttgaaatgaattatcattgatcctcgggctaaacacaatgtgaaatagaagtccaaaagataattcatttcaaaacttactaaagcagttgccagacacgacccatataaatatagtgatcaagtcacatataccagctgtaaatgctccaattagaataaatgttctacaagaacaatatcaaactggtagtcacgcctgcagcgtggtagacagattggttcccaagataaatcctcgtaaatgaaaaggagcatatattgataatggtcaaaacgaggcaatatagttttgtatgatctcccgaagagaaattaaacatgactgacgaaaattcaggtacctgagacaaatgaagagatctcaataagttatgtcatgtatgaaacaaaatggaaccgataagaaaattgacgtcgatgatattatacatgaaaagtagcagttgatataataaatgagaaagaggatcatgaaagaaagtctattgaaaagtgtacacaaagaaatgattggccaaatcagaaagatgcaatagacaaagatataaacttcttgtgaaatagagaagtatttggaccagtagtccatacactaaaaggtgtaaaacaagtgagatgtaaatgaaccgttgcacacaaagaaggatcaatatgaaattaattgtgaagagacataatttcatgtggtagatgcaactagtttcaagttccttatagtctggtaataaaggaagaacttgaatgaaacaatccacttgaaaaatgttaatccctgaaagtataatccatgaaggattgatgatatcaaaatcatgttcccgGAACTCTGTATATTCGATCgaattgaaacaaactattttatgggatatatgaaatattataaggttaacaaatgtatccatttgtatttatcaagagattataaatcaatagaatcatgatttgaatataatcaaaactcctgaagagttatagaaaaattatgttttggaAGAAAACTTTTGACAATAccatattgtttttatgtattctaaactggagatctaaaactgagatgttatcataaagatccttaaagtattttatttaagacgctCGTATATGTTTAGTCATGAAATACCATACGTAAGAGTgttatttgagaaaattattaatctttttcattactgaaagatgtaatttcatatgaaaagaaagaaaatcataatagtaacttctatagttacaaatgaataattcgtATGTATGAGAAGAATCTCTAGACGATTGTATGTAAGAAACTTGGTTTGatccaaatagaccaataaactattgtctaagtcaaaagagaattatggacaagaagtctaaaggccctagatatcataatagaaatgaatagagtttattctcttaagctcaattctctgaagagagttgattggaatgcatatcctgaagatattgtttccagggaaagaaatatgatagtaagtgtggttgtactatttttccttatcatgttttttttttatcccattgggtttttccatgactaggttttaacgaggcaacaaagaacatacaaaagatagacacccaaagagaatgttacaatttgagagatgaaaatctatcattgttctaaaggttctatgactactcattcgagggggagcttacgtagttgtactctttttacttttactacggtttttcccattgagttttccatgactaggtttttaacgaggcattacgtaatacaagatggatgatcaagggggagtgttataagataaactttgaaatgatcctccacttctttaccaactcaagcactatgatcatctactcatcaaacaTTATGATCACCCattcatttaccaaattaagcaccatctttgttattttatgtattgttgttcactataaataccatcactcatctcactcttttgtacaccataaacaagaacaagagtttataatcaaagaaccattacatcttcttcttctttcttataataaactatctcccttatactagtgttatttgcttcataCGGATatcaaattctactcttatttaaatttctcaatactataaattataagttatttcttcacatccagttTTTTGTCAAATGATTTTCATTATTATTGAGTACAATTATATTCCAGTCCACTTGAATCATCCGTCCTCTAAAACTCCAAAACGCAGCAACAAGGCCTTTTCCCAATGTACACCATTAATACAGTCACTGAAAAGCCTATATAATGTAACGTATTATATGCTGGcttaatcaaaatttattttaatgaaatcacgAGAGTGAACACGCGGAAACATACAAAATGAACTATTCAACtactatttttccaaaatcAACTCATATTTTCTGGGAGTTGAACGTTTGTTATATATGTGACATGTTAAAGCTCCAGTTTTATATTACAAGTTTTCATCAACGTATGATCAGATATCAAGAATTGAGTATATAGGTACTGTATTGAACCGGAAAATACATCTGACATTTAGTTAACCGTGAGGTAAGTTTAAGCATTGAATAGCTAATAAATAGCTGATGTATTGATTCAGGAATGATTTATATATCGGCATaccaataaaacaatatattcgTTGGATTGAAAAATGAGTCTAGCAGTCATAAATTACTAcataattaatatacaaattctaaaacatataaTAGTTTCGATTTTGTTTCGGCTATGTTTTCTTTCTAAAGTTGTGACTGGTTggttatagagtaaaaaattattataaactttAATTTACTCAATATTTCACTGAAATTTTACCAATCAAATAAATACTAATTTTGAAAGTTTACACTAGATACTACTCCTATTGAATAAGAGAGAAATGCACACTCATTTTTACTCTAGATTTTATTAGAGTAATTTCATTTACTccacattctttttcatttttcaccatttattttttttccttttcaccATTTTTTACTTCATTTTACTTTTAAGTTACCAATCacaattttgtttttactttattttttattagtgTTTGATTTGCTCTTGTTCACGACACAATAATCCCATTTataattcaagaaaaaaaatcccaTAATGCATAGTTTActcatttttgtttctttgttttgctttggatgataaatactttttttaaagaaaaaatgagaGTAGTGAATAGTTTGAGTCGGTCACTCACGGTGCATGGTCACTCTCTCTGCACGTTCTCTTGCCCtcttctcctctcttctctctctctcgttatATCCTCCTATTAAAGACTCTAACCAGTCCTGTACAAAGAGTGAGAAAGAGACAGAGTCAGAGTTTGTAAGAGAGCCTTCCATCAACCATCCTAACTAAACAATGGACCTCTATGGCTTATCATCACCAGACTTACTTCGAGTCGATGACCTTCTTGATTTCTCCAATGAAGACATCTTCTCCGCCTCTTCCTCCACTTCCACCGCCGctacttcctcctcctccttccctCCTCCTCAGAACCCTAacttccaccaccaccacccttCCTCCGCCGATCATTCCTTCCTCCACGACATATGCGTTCCCGTATGTTCTCTCCTCTTCATTTAGactttcttgattttcttttattttaactttttttggttttcttgtttttttgtagAGTGACGATGCTGCTCACCTTGAGTGGCTCTCGCAGTTCGTCGACGACTCCTTTGCTGATTTTCCGGCGAACCCATTGGGAGGAACCATGACTACCGTCAAAACTGAGACCTCGTTTCCCGGCAAACCAAGAAGCAAACGATCGAGAGTTCCAGCTGCTTACGCTGGAACATGGGCACCTATGTCCGAATCCGACCAGCAGGTTCATGTCGCCGGGAAACTCAAGCCTAAAAAAGAACACTCCGGCGGAGGAGGAAGAAACTATCAGTCCACAACGGAGACGGCGGAAGGGGGGATGAGGAGATGCACTCACTGTGCATCGGATAAGACGCCACAGTGGAGGACCGGTCCACTCGGGCCTAAGACGCTGTGTAACGCATGTGGAGTCCGGTTTAAATCCGGTAGGCTTGTACCGGAATATAGACCGGCTTCGAGTCCTACTTTCGTTTTGACTCAGCATTCCAACTCTCACCGGAAGGTGATGGAGCTTAGACGGCAGAAGGAGGTTATGAGACAGCCACAGCATGTCCAacttcaccaccaccaccaccacattCCTCCGTTTTAGTCAGACgtcacttctttttttttttgttcttcttggGGGTTGGGTTTGGGGGGAGTCACGTGATGATGACGTTTTGCGATCATAGCGGCGTTTATCACGTGACGGACGAGCAACGGGAGCGTAAAACTAGTTAAAAATCAAACTCTGCTAAACTCAACCCCATTAAATTGTTAATTATTAccaattttaaactttatttttagcTTTTCTTCTACGTTATTTATTTAAGCCTTGTTTTTCTTgagaaaacaaataacaaatcgTTAACAAGTAAAAAGCAATTACAAATGAGTAAATCATTTATGAATTAGGAAAGGCTACATTAATTCTTGCTTATACTAAACGACGTCAGCTGTCAgagtttaaatatattatccacTTGCACCCTTTTTGCGACTTTACGTTTCGACCAGACTTGTTTAGATACAAACCAGAAGAAAAACCATGGAGGCTTGGTCCCCGTTTAGTGAATCTACTAGACACATGTTCTGTTTTCTTTAACTAAGCTGGTTGTCTCAGATTTTTCTTTAGTTTGACGACTCTttcataagaaacaaaaaatgaaCCTATTGaagatcaataaaaaaaaatgcagcTCAAGACCGGTTATATCCGGTTATATGAAGATTAAATTAAGATTCAAAAATTGAAGATCAAGATCGGTTATAAGAAGATTAATGGACATTCGACTTTGATGATAGCACTGATACCATATTACGAAAAACAGATTAAGCTTGAGAGTTGAAGATGAAGTTTGTTACATTAGACCAAACTAAACCCCAATAGATAACCAAAATTAGCTAAAGGAAACTGACTAAGTACATAACCAAGAATCTAATGTTCATATAAGTATAACCGGTCTTAATCTTCAATAGAACCGAAACTTGGGTTATAGACACCCTCATGGTGGTATGATATCATAATTATCTTGTATTGCTACTAAAGAACCAAAACccttgaaacaaacaaaaaaaacaagatattACATCTTTTGCCTTTAACactaaacaaaacaattatagTCTTAAATCAAATTCGTAACTAGAAAATGGGGTTTGATTTTCCTCATAGGGAGATACAATAGTTGCTAATCTTGTTCACTTCCTTTGTCAAAAGGGTTTCTCTCTTGCTTTATTGCCGAAGCACGGTTCGATATTTGAGGTTGAACAAGGCAGATAATTCAATTACACAATACTATAACAATACTGTTGGTTACTTCTTATTCTAAACTAGTTCAGCTCCAACATTCTAACATAGAAGAGCAAAGAGACGAGTATATACTTACTTGAGAACTAAATCGAGAAGCTTCTCTTGTGGGAAATTCTTTAAGTACATCTTTCAAACCTGTATATACAAATCAACGGTGGTATAATTAGATAACGTTCTGTTTATCTATGCATATATCTTTTTAACCAACTATCTACCGAAGTGTAAGACAGAATAACAAAACATACCTGCGGCTTGATTTTCAATCTTATAGGCCGAGCCGACTACTGAATCAAACTCTTatctcaaactcaaactcttaTTAATGATCTCACACAATGCTTTAGAAAATATCTCAAAACTAAAGCTTCTCACACACTCTTAGGTCATGCTACACATTAGTACCCTTTATATATAACTCTCAatatcctaaactcattaggaaacACATTCTAATAGATAACTCTCAAATATAACTAACTTCCTTTTCCATAACTCATTAGGAAGTTATTGCTTGTCTTTCAAGCTACTTCAAGTTTGAatcaacattctccccctcaaaCTTGTAATCTCCTCTAGACACATCTTGAATCCCGATCAAGTCTCTCATCTCCTTAAACCTAATTCTTCCAAGTACTTTAGTGAGTATATCCGCCTTTTGTTTCACCCCGGCAACATGCTCCACGCTTACCAAACCCTTTTCGACGCATTCTCTTATAAAATGGAACCTTGTGTGAATGTGCTTACTACGCCGATGGAATACTGGATTCTTGGACAAAGCTATTGCAGATTTGTTATCGATTCGCATCACTACTTTATCACTTACACGCCCGAACACCTCGCCAAGAAGATCCTTCAACCATATTTCTTGCTTGGACGCTTCTGTTGCAGCCATAAACTTGGCTTCACATGAGGATAAGGCAACTATTTCCCTTTTTTGAGAACACCAGGTGATGGGATTCCCACCGAGATAAAAGATATGACATGTGGTACTCTTCCCATCATCAGGATCAACGTTATAGCTGCTATCACTGTACCCGATCAGACCTTCTTGCGAGCCGACATCAAACTTGAGTCCGTATGATAGGGTGCCTTTTAGGTAACGTAACACTTGCTTCAACGCAGCTTTATGATACTCCTTCGGGTTATGCATATACCTGCTTAGAACGCCAACGCTGCACGCAAGATCAAGTCTCGTGTGTATTAAGTAACGCAAGCATCCAATGTTCCTCCGGTAATCCATCTCATCAACGcttacttcttcttctgccTTGCATAGCTTCAGACTAGCATCCATAGGTATGTGTACTGCGTTGCATTCTTTCAAACCAGCTTCTTCAATGATCTTTTCTGCGTACTTCTCTTGACTTAACACAATACTCCCTTCTCTCTGCGTAACTTCTATCCCAAGGTAATAGCTCAATTTGCCAAGATTAGACATATCAAACTTTGCTGCCATATCTTTCTTATAACCGACTATCATTTCTATGTTTGAACCTGTCACGAGCAGGTCATCCACGTATACCGCTACGATCAGGAGATGACCTTGTTCTTCCTTTCGATACAAAGATGGTTTGTTAAGACAACGCTTGAAGTATAACTCGTGCAATATTGCAAGCTTCTCACCATGCCCTCGGGGCTTGTCGCAGACCATATAGTGCCTTCTTTAACTTGTAAACCTTAGTCTCTTTTCcaaactaagtcccacattggagaattagacaagaagtgtctaatatataaagagatgtccaactctaatagtacgagacCTTTTGGGAagtaaaccaaaagtaaaaccatGCTGGCCAGCCAattaggcccaaagtggacaatatcgtactaatcaaaCAATATAGAGTTGTACATGGATTTAATAAATCCCAACACCGACCACACTGCGTATATGTTTGCCTGCTTGTCTGAGGATAGAgataattaacatttatattCGTGTTGGTACATATCCAATATCCTGATAATTTATGGATGATATAAACCTGAGCTAAAGTAAAGTGGTCGTTACTAGAGGATGAGATGCAGCAACGTTTACACTCTCTGCATACCAAAACCGAAACATATATGATCCGAAAGAAAAACAAGGGCATCCCAACCATAGTTAACACCGACTGATTTTCTATAggatactccctccgttcttaAAACattcatgttttagaatttttacactttttaataaaacatattaaaatttagctgtaaatgcataattttttgtaattttatatttcctatatttttaaatcaataagATTTTAACAAATGCAATTAATGTTCTTGCACTTCACAATTTCttattattagttgacaaaaattgcattagaaatataaaatatgcatctttttgaaacaaaagttttctctggaatatggatcttttaggaacggagagCTAAAACACTCGATTTCTTGAGAGGATGATCAAACTCACTCAAATGGCATAGAGAATAGATAGTGTGGATTTGATTACGATTGTTTGGCTTTGCATGgcaatttttaaatttagttcatGTGAACATGAATACTTGCATAATTATATCTTAAATACTATGCAGAAAATCAAAACTGAAATTTTTATAAAGAtagtcacaaaaataaacagACGAGTTGGAACCACTGTCTAATACTGATCACTAGCAGCAACTTTTCTTGTCTTGCACCTATTATGTGAAGTTTCAA
Protein-coding regions in this window:
- the LOC106369513 gene encoding GATA transcription factor 2-like — translated: MDLYGLSSPDLLRVDDLLDFSNEDIFSASSSTSTAATSSSSFPPPQNPNFHHHHPSSADHSFLHDICVPSDDAAHLEWLSQFVDDSFADFPANPLGGTMTTVKTETSFPGKPRSKRSRVPAAYAGTWAPMSESDQQVHVAGKLKPKKEHSGGGGRNYQSTTETAEGGMRRCTHCASDKTPQWRTGPLGPKTLCNACGVRFKSGRLVPEYRPASSPTFVLTQHSNSHRKVMELRRQKEVMRQPQHVQLHHHHHHIPPF
- the LOC125585744 gene encoding uncharacterized mitochondrial protein AtMg00810-like, whose amino-acid sequence is MVCDKPRGHGEKLAILHELYFKRCLNKPSLYRKEEQGHLLIVAVYVDDLLVTGSNIEMIVGYKKDMAAKFDMSNLGKLSYYLGIEVTQREGSIVLSQEKYAEKIIEEAGLKECNAVHIPMDASLKLCKAEEEVSVDEMDYRRNIGCLRYLIHTRLDLACSVGVLSRYMHNPKEYHKAALKQVLRYLKGTLSYGLKFDVGSQEGLIGYSDSSYNVDPDDGKRK